A single genomic interval of Melospiza melodia melodia isolate bMelMel2 unplaced genomic scaffold, bMelMel2.pri scaffold_175, whole genome shotgun sequence harbors:
- the LOC134433286 gene encoding trypsin-like, with protein sequence RPQPQPGRILGGSECPPQEHAGLVRLFQFDQFVCGGALLSPRWVLSAAHCHASHLQVRAGEHSLAQVSGHEQFAAAVELVVHPDFVAGDSGRSHDLMLLRVEPPFTCGPRVRPLPLARATPTPGSACTVMGWGSTSSPQESYPEVPQCLNVTVLGDSACGDAYEGQVTADMLCAGVPEGGKDSCQGDSGGPLLCQGQLQAVVSWGGHPCGQPGRPGVYARVQPALAWIREVTGLTGDPECDPE encoded by the exons gccggccccagccccagcccgggcggATTTTGGGGGGCTCCGAGTGCCCCCCCCAGGAGCACGCGGGGCTCGTGCGGCTCTTCCAGTTCGACCAGTTCGTGTGCGGGGGGGCCCTGCTGAGCCCCCGGTGGGTGCTGAGCGCCGCACACTGCCACGCCAG CCACCTGCAGGTGCGcgcag gtgagcacagcctggcccaggtcaGCGGCCACGAGCAGTTCGCCGCCGCCGTGGAGCTCGTGGTGCACCCGGACTTCG ttGCGGGGGATTCGGGCCGCTCGCACGACCTGATGCTGCTGAGGGTGGAGCCGCCCTTCACCTGCGGGCCCCGCGTGAGGCCCCTCCCCCTGGCGCGGGCCACGCCCACCCCCGGCTCCGCCTGCACCGtcatgggctggggcagcaccagcagccccCAAG aGTCGTACCCGGAGGTCCCGCAGTGCCTCAATGTCACCGTGCTCGGGGACAGCGCCTGCGGTGACGCCTACGAGGGACAGGTGACAGCGGACATGCTGTGCGCAGGTGTGCCCGAGGGCGGCAAGGACTCCTGCCag ggTGACTCCGGGGGcccgctgctgtgccagggccagctccaggCCGTGGTGTCCTGGGGTGGTCACCCCTGTGGTCAGCCCGGCCGGCCGGGGGTCTACGCCCGCGTCCAGCCCGCCCTGGCCTGGATCCGAGAGGTCACCGGACTGACCGGTGACCCCGAGTGTGACCCCGAGTGA